From one Heptranchias perlo isolate sHepPer1 chromosome X, sHepPer1.hap1, whole genome shotgun sequence genomic stretch:
- the LOC137307212 gene encoding pleckstrin homology domain-containing family A member 3-like translates to MEGVLHKWTNYLSGWQPRYFVLDGSIFSYYDSQEDVGKGSKGSIKMAVCEIKVHVADNTRVDLIIPGEQYFYLKAVNAAERQKWLVALGSAKACLADSRSKKEKEISETKDSLKSKMSELRLYCDLLMQQVHKIQESAQPVQTSSTPDVEKMNEASSLLKATCNTFINTLEDCMKIASVKISPELLSPPESPVAHVTSTPLRRVKRSVSHSGVVAAPDRSAEMNNLAQPQKGSITVMRNLEEMAAHRASRWTRPPLESETPEDSRAAQPENSLQPSQNVQDESAVSANGE, encoded by the exons ATGGAGGGGGTGCTGCACAAGTGGACCAACTATCTGAGCG GTTGGCAGCCACGGTACTTTGTGTTGGATGGCAGCATATTCTCCTACTACGACTCGCAGGAAGATGTTGGCAAAGGGAGTAAAGGGAGCATCAAAATGGCTGTGTGTGAAATAAAAG TGCACGTAGCAGACAACACACGGGTGGACTTGATCATCCCAGGAGAGCAGTACTTCTACCTCAAGGCTGTGAACGCTGCAGAGAGACAGAAATGGTTGGTTGCACTTGGTAGTGCCAAAGCCTGCCTGGCAGACAGCAGGAGCAAGAAAGAGAAAG AAATCAGTGAAACCAAGGATTCTTTGAAATCCAAAATGTCCGAGCTTCGATTGTATTGTGATTTGCTGATGCAGCAGGTGCATAAGATCCAGGAGTCTGCACAGCCGGTCCAGACCAGTTCCACTCCAGATGTTGAG AAAATGAATGAGGCTTCTTCTTTGCTTAAAGCCACATGCAATACCTTTATAAATACCCTAGAGGACTGTATGAAAATAGCAAGTGTGAAGATATCCCCAGAGCTGCTTTCACCCCCAGAGTCCCCAGTTGCTCATGTTACCTCCACGCCTCTTCGCAGG GTTAAACGTTCTGTCAGTCACAGTGGTGTTGTAGCAGCACCTGACAG GAGTGCAGAAATGAACAACCTGGCCCAGCCTCAGAAGGGTTCCATTACAGTAATGAGAAATCTGGAGGAAATGGCCGCACATCGAGCTAGCAGGTGGACAAGACCGCCCCTGGAAAGCGAGACTCCAGAAGATAGTCGCGCGGCGCAGCCAGAAA ATTCACTGCAGCCTTCCCAAAACGTCCAGGATGAATCTGCAGTTAGTGCCAACGGTGAATAA